TAGTTATAGCTGCATTTCCACCTAAAATACTCTTAGCTGAATCTACAAATGTTCCTAATACCATATTAGTTGCATAAAGTTGTGATCCATTTATTGCATCTGTTGATTCCTTACTTATTTGTCCTGCTGCTACATGTTGTAATTGTCTTTCTTTACCTTTACTTCCTATAGATATTACTGAAATAGGGGTTTTACCTGCAAATTCACCAAATGTCATTCCATTTATACTAAATTTATTTGTTGCAACTTGTTTTGTTGTTTCACTTTCTGATCCAAGTGCTACTGATTTTTCTATAGTTGCTTTTGAATCTGCTCCTATAGCCGTAGAACTAACTTCTTCTGCTTTTGAACTAACTCCTATAGCTGTAGTTTTTTTATGATCAGCTTTTGAGAAAGCACCTATTGCTGTTGCTCCTGTAATTGCTAATTCTCCTCCACCTACTTTTGTTCCTTTACTTCCTGAACTAGCCATATATCCTATAGCAACATCTCCTACATACTCTGTTTTAGAATTATTTCCTATTGATATAGCGTGTATTTCTTTAGAACCTGCCTCTTTTCCTATCGCTATTCCATGTTTTGTTTTTGTTGTTGCAGAAACTCCTATAGCAATTGAATCAGATTGCTCTGCTATTGCATTTTTACCTATAGTTATTGAATCTTTTTCTTTTGATTTAGCTCCATTTCCTATAGATATACTATTTTCTCCTTCTGATAATGTTTCATTACCTATAGCTATTGCATTATTTCTATTAGTTCTTGAAGTAGTTCCTAATGCAATAGCATTAGTTCCACTACTTTTTGAATTATTACCTATTGAAATTGAACTTTCTCCTCCAGCATAACCATTATTTCCTATATTTATTGAATTTGCTGCCATTGCTTCAATTTTATTTCCTAAAGCTATGGCATTATTAGCATTAGTTTTTGAAGTATTACCTATAGCAATAGCATTAGTTCCACTACTTTTCGTATTATTTCCTATTGAAACTGAACTTTTACCTCCAGCATAACCACCATTACCTATAGCTATTGAATCATCAGACATTGCATCAATTTTATTTCCTAAAGCTAGACTATTTGCTCCACTTGATTTTGATCCTAAACCAAAAACTGAACTATTTTTACCTATTGCTTTAACATCATTTCCAAAAGCTACAGAATTTTCTCCTTTACTCCCAGCTTTTCTACCTACAGCAACAGAATCTTTTCCAATCGAATTTGATTCCATACCAATAGCTATAGATGATGAACCTGATGCTTGATTCCATGCACCTAAAGCAACTGAATTACTTTCTCCAACAATATTCTTATATCCTATAGCTACTACATTAGAAGCACTCGCTTTATTTGCCTTATTTTTAGCACCTATTAATATTGATTTTTGAACACCATTTTCAAAAACATTTGATAATTCAGTTTTAGTTCCATCTGATTTAATGTCAGTTCCAATTATATAATTATCACTTCCATTTCCACGCTTATTTTCACCACTTACACTACCTCCATCTTCTGTATAAATAGAATCTGTATAAGAAATCGTCGACAAGAATAATAAAATTGCAACCAAGTTTTTTTTATTCATATATATAGGGATTTAGCTATTTGAGAAAATCCCTCTCCTCCTTTTAAAACCATATTAAGTAAAGTATACCCCCCCCCCCGTTCTTTTTTGTCAACGATATTTGTGAAAAATAGTTACAAACGATGAAAATCATTTTCAAAACAAAAGAGAACCCCTAAATTTTAAGAGATTCTCTTACATTTTATAATTTAATATATCTCATTCTCATTGCATTTAAAACTGTAAGTATAGTAACACCCACATCAGCAAATACTGCAAACCACATAGACATAAAGCTAAAAACTCCGAATGTGATTATTATTAATTTTATTGAAATAATGAATAATAAGTTTTGGAAAACTATAGCTTTCATTTTACTTGAGATTTTTTTAAGTACTGATATTTTAGTTAAACTATCTGTATTTAAAACTATATCTGCTGTATTTATAGTAATGTCTTGCCCCATATTTCCCATTGCAACTCCTACATCAGCTGCTGCAATTACAGGGGCATCATTAATTCCATCTCCTACAAATAGGATATGCTTATTTTCTTTTTCTTTAATTAAAATGTTTAATTTATCTTGTGGTAATAGATTTGAATATATTCTATCTATGCCTAAAATATTTCCTACTTCTTTAGCTGCCTCTAAATTATCTCCAGTAAGCATTACCACTTCTTTAATTTTAGTCTTTTTCATTAAAGCAATAGCTTCTTTTGTATCCTCTTTTATTTTATCTTTAATAACAAATAAGGAAACGAAAACATTATCTATAGCTACATAAACTAAAGAAGAATTTTTATCATCTATAAAACTTATTTCAGGTATATATATATTTCTATCTTCTAATATTCTTTTATTACCTATCAATAATTCTCTATCTTCAAATTTAACATTTAACCCTAATCCAGCTATTTCATTAATTTCTAATATTTTTTTATTCTTAGAAAACTGTTTTTTTAAATATTTTCCATTATCTTTTATTTTTTTAATATGATTTTTACATTCATCACCATAATAATGACCCTTAGGTTCATGTTCTGCTATTTTAATATCTTGTTTATTATAGTGTTCTGAATAATCATGGCAACAACCACAATGTCCACATAAACTTATATATTCATAAAATCTTTCTTCATTTTCTACATTATCAACTAATCCAAATTTCTTATCTATGAAAGAAATTATTGATTTAGCTATAGGGTGGTTAGAATTTTCCTCAGCCTTATATATATATTCGTATACTTCTTTTAAATCTATATCTATTTTTTCTAAATCTTCAAAAACTGAATTAACCTTAAATTTTCCTTCTGTTATCGTTCCTGTTTTATCTAAAAATACACTATCTATCTTATCTATATTATCAAATATATCTGCACCTTTAATAAGTATACCCTCTTTTGCAGCTCTACCAATACCTGAGAAAAAGGTAAGTGGTATAGAAAGTACTAAAGCACATGGACAAGCTATAACTAAAAGTACTATACCGTTATAAAGTGAATCCATAAAACTAATATTTCTAAAAAATATAGGTGGAACTATAGTTATAAATATGGCTAAGGTAAATATTATTGGAGTATAATATCTTGAAAATTTAGTAACAAATTTTTCCATTTTAGATTTATTATGCCCAGAATTTTCTATCATTTCCACTATCTTATATATACTACTTTCATCAAAGCTTTTACTTGCTTCAATTGCTAAAGTTTTAGTTAAATTTATCATTCCTGCCAATACTTCATCATCTTTTTCAAAATGCCTAGGAAGAGATTCACCTGTTATCATAGATGTATCAAGTTCTGCATTACCTATATATATTTTACCATCAAGTAATATTTTTTCTCCAGGTTTAACATAAAAGATATCACCAGGTTTAATTAAATTAACATCTACATCTACAAATTCATTTTTATCTTCATCTAATTTATGTACTTTATTATCATTTAAATCTATTAAACTTCTAATACCTTTTCTTGATTTTAAAACTGAATATTCCTGAAAATATTCACCTAATGTATAAAATAGCATTACCCCCGTTGCTTCTTCATATTCTCTAATAAATATAGCTAATAATGAAGCTACCATCATAAGTACTTTTTCATTAAAACAATCTCCATTTTTAATTGATTTAATAGCATCTTTAATAATAGGAAATGCAACTATAGCATAAGAGAATAAATAAAGAGGTATATAGTATAAGTAAAGTTCTGAATCATATCTTAAATACATATATAGATATTTATCTACAAATATTGCAAAGATAAATAAAGCAAGTGATATAAACATATGGATTTTTTGATCTTTTAACTCTTCTATTTCTTCTAAAAATTGTATTTCAGACTTATTTTCTATTTTAATATCAAAAGATTTTTCTTTTTTTCTACCATATTCTACTAACTCATCTATATTATTTTCACTTTCAACATTAAAGTCCACAGATAAGCTTTTAGTTGCAAAATTTATACTTAAATCCTTAACATTTTCATGATTTTTAAGATGTTCCTCTAACTTACTTGCACAACCTGCACAATCAATTCCACATATTAAATATTTCATTACAATTCACCTCTTTTTCATTATATCATAGCTTAAAAATTATTGCTATGGTTTTTTAAGACTGAATTTATTTTTTTATAATTTTTATATTAAAAACATATATTTTAGGGTATAAGACTGAAAGTTGTAAGTTACTATATTCCTTACTCCAACGATGTATTTTTTGATATAAAAAAGGACCAACTCTAAAGTCAGTCCTTGTTAATATTTTTTTCCTTAACTACACTTGCTATACGGCTTGCTATGCTTTTAATTACAGGTATACAAACTGTGTTTCCAAG
The genomic region above belongs to Streptobacillus moniliformis DSM 12112 and contains:
- a CDS encoding heavy metal translocating P-type ATPase — encoded protein: MKYLICGIDCAGCASKLEEHLKNHENVKDLSINFATKSLSVDFNVESENNIDELVEYGRKKEKSFDIKIENKSEIQFLEEIEELKDQKIHMFISLALFIFAIFVDKYLYMYLRYDSELYLYYIPLYLFSYAIVAFPIIKDAIKSIKNGDCFNEKVLMMVASLLAIFIREYEEATGVMLFYTLGEYFQEYSVLKSRKGIRSLIDLNDNKVHKLDEDKNEFVDVDVNLIKPGDIFYVKPGEKILLDGKIYIGNAELDTSMITGESLPRHFEKDDEVLAGMINLTKTLAIEASKSFDESSIYKIVEMIENSGHNKSKMEKFVTKFSRYYTPIIFTLAIFITIVPPIFFRNISFMDSLYNGIVLLVIACPCALVLSIPLTFFSGIGRAAKEGILIKGADIFDNIDKIDSVFLDKTGTITEGKFKVNSVFEDLEKIDIDLKEVYEYIYKAEENSNHPIAKSIISFIDKKFGLVDNVENEERFYEYISLCGHCGCCHDYSEHYNKQDIKIAEHEPKGHYYGDECKNHIKKIKDNGKYLKKQFSKNKKILEINEIAGLGLNVKFEDRELLIGNKRILEDRNIYIPEISFIDDKNSSLVYVAIDNVFVSLFVIKDKIKEDTKEAIALMKKTKIKEVVMLTGDNLEAAKEVGNILGIDRIYSNLLPQDKLNILIKEKENKHILFVGDGINDAPVIAAADVGVAMGNMGQDITINTADIVLNTDSLTKISVLKKISSKMKAIVFQNLLFIISIKLIIITFGVFSFMSMWFAVFADVGVTILTVLNAMRMRYIKL